TCGACTTGGGCTGGCCCGGCAGGTTGAGGATGAGCGTCTTGCCGCGGATCACGCCGGTTTGGCGCGACAGGATGGCGGTCGGCACGAAGCGCAGGCTGATCTGGCGCATCTGTTCGCCGAAGCCGGGCATCACCCGGTGCGCCACCGCGACGGTGGCGTCTGGCGTCACGTCGCGCGGCGCGGGGCCGGTGCCGCCGGTGGTCAGCACCAGATCGCAGCCGGCGCTGTCGCACAGTTCGATCAGCGTCGCCTCGATCTGCGGCTGTTCGTCCGGGATCAGCCGCGTTTCGAACATGACCGGGTTCTTCAGCGCGGCTGACAGCCAGTCCTTCAGCGCCGGGATGCCCTGGTCCTGGTAGACGCCGCTCGATGCGCGGTCGGAGACGGAAACCAGGCCGACCGTCAGCAGATCCTGTGTGTCACTCATCGTCGTTCTCGTCCTGTTCGGGTTCGATGTCGTCTTCGCCGCTCTGCGCGTTGTCGAGCTGGCGCAGCACGCGGAAGATTTCGCGGAAGGCGCGCGGGGGCTTGTTCAGTTCGCGTTCGCGCAGCACGTTGCGACGCAGCGTGCGCAGATGGGTCAGGTCGGCGCCCGGCCACTGGGCGGCGATGTCGCCCAGTACCTGTTCGTCGGCGATCAGCCGCTCACGCATGCGTTCCAGCATCTGCTCGCGCGCGACTGCGCGGGCGGATCGGCCGTGGATGGCGTCCAGCGCCTCGGTCAGCGGCGCGGTGTCGATGCCGCGCATCACCTTGCCGACGTACTGCATCTGCCGGCGCAGGCCTTCGTGGCTGCGGGTGCGCTGGGCCTCGGTAATCGCGATGCGCAGGTTTTCCGGCATGTCGATGCGCTTGATCTGTTCGGCCGACAGCGCGACCAGCTGCGTACCGATGTCCTGCAGCACATGGGCGTCGCGCTTCCGCTGGCTCTTGCTGGGACGGTCCGGCAGATCCTGATCGTCGGGGTTTTCGGTGGTGGAAATCGATTTGGGGCGCATTGGGATACAGAGGACGGGGCAGAGCGTGGCAAGCGGCTATTATTGCAGCCTTTGCCCGACCACGAATCCGCCATGTCCCGACAGGGTTTCAGCTATACCGACGCCAGCATGCGCGACATCGCGCAACAGCTCATCGATCATGCCCGCGCCGGTGGCGCGACTGCCGCCGAAGTCGACGTGTCCGAAGGCTTCGGCCAGTCGGTCACCGTGCGCCGCGGCGAGGTCGAAACCATCGAGTACAACCGCGACAAGGGCATAGGCGTCACCGTCTATGTCGGCCAGCGCCGCGGCTATGCCAGTTCGAGCGACTTTTCGCTGGACGCGATGCGCGCCACCGTCGATGCGGCGCTGTCGATCGCCCGCTTCACCGCCGAGGACGACGCGGCCGGTCTGCCGGACAAGTCGCTGCTGGCCACCGAATTCCGCGACCTCGACCTGTTCCACCCGTGGGAACTGCCGGTCGAGCAGGCGATCGATCTGGCCCGCCGCTGCGAAGACGCCGCCTTCGGCGTGTCGCCCGACATCCGCAATTCGGAAGGCGCCTCGGTGTCGGCCCAGCAGTCGCAGTTCATTTCCGCCAACAGCCTGGGTTTCATGGCCGGTTACGCCAGCACGCGGCAGTACATCAGCTGCTCGGTCATCGCCGGTGAGGGCGACGGCATGCAGCGCGAGGACTGGTACGCCAGCCGCCGCAATGCGCACGACCTGCCGGCGCCGGAGGCGATCGGCGATTACGCCGCGCGCCGTGCGCTGTCGCGTCTGGGTGCACGTCGCGTCAAGACGACGCGGGTGCCGGTGCTGTTCGAGGCGCCGCTGGCCATCGGCCTGCTCGGACATTTCGTGCAGGCGACCAGCGGCGGCGCGCTGTACCGCAAGTCCTCCTTCCTGCTCGACAGCCTGGGCAAGCAGATCTTCCCGAAGCACATCAACATTTCCGAGCGGCCGCACCTGCCGGGCGCGATGGGCTCCGGCATGTTCGACGACGATGGCGTCGCCACGCGCGACCGCGAGGTGGTGCAGGGCGGCGTGCTGAACGGCTATTTCCTGAGCACCTATTCGGCGCGCAAGCTGGGCATGGAAACCACCGGCAACGCCGGCGGCTCGCACAACCTCATCCTGCAGTCGGGCAGGAAGAGCCTGGAAGAGCTGATCCGCGGCATCAAGCGCGGCCTGCTGGTGACCGAACTGCTGGGCCACGGCGTCAATTACGTGACCGGCGACTACTCGCGCGGCGCCGCCGGCTACTGGATCGAGAACGGCGAAATCGCCTACCCGGTGCAGGAAATCACCATCGCCGGCAATCTGCGTGACATGTTCATGGGCATACAGGAGGTCGGCGCCGACGCGCTGGTGCGCGGCTCGAAGCAGAGCGGCTCGGTGCTGATTGACCGCATGCGCATTGCAGGTGCCTGAGTGACCGACCGGCGCAGCTTCCTGAAAGCGGCGCCGCTCGCCGCTCTGGCCGGAGCTCCGGCGGTCGTCGGCGCCCAGCCAGCCATCCGCTGGCGGCTGGCGTCGAGCTTCCCGAAGGCGCTGGATGCGCTGTACGCCGCCGCGGAACAGGTGGCGCAGCAGGTCAGTGCCGCCACTGGCGGCCGCTTCCAGATACAGGTCTTCGCGGCCAACGAACTGGTGCCGCCCTTCGGCGTGCTCGACGCGGTGCGCGAAGGCACGGTCGAGTGCGGCCACTCGGCGTCCTACTACTACATCGGCAAGGACCCCACCTTCGCCTTCGATTGCGCCATGCCCTTCGGCCTGAACAGCAGGCAGCAGTCCGCCTGGCTGGTCGATGGCGGCGGCATGGCGCTGATGCGCGAACTGTTCGCCGGCTACAACATCGTCAATTTTCCCTGCGGAAATACCGGCGCGCAGATGGGCGGCTGGTTCCGCCGAGAAATCCGCAGCGTGGCCGACCTCAAGGGCCTGAAGATGCGCATCGGCGGCTACGCCGGCCAGGTGGTGTCGCGGCTGGGCGTGGTGCCGCAGCAGATTCCGGGCGCCGACGTCTATCCGGCGCTGGAAAAAGGTGCGATCGACGCCGCCGAGTGGGTCGGCCCGTACGACGACCTCAAGCTGGGCTTCTACAAGGTCGCGCCCTATTACTACTACCCGGGCTGGGCCGAAGCCGGTCCGCAGCTCACCATCTACGTCAATCGACAGGCGTACGACGCACTGCCGGCCGAGTATCGGCAGATCCTCGAATCCGCCTGCGCGGCGGCCCACATCGGCATGCAGGCGCGCTACGACGCACGCAACCCTGCGGCGATGAAGAAGCTGATCGAAGGCGGCGCCCAGCTGCGCATGTTCTCGCGCGACATCCTGCTCGCGCTGCAGAAGGAGGCCTTCGCGCTGTACCGCGAAACTGCCGCCGCCAACCCGCGGTTCCGCAAGGTGTTCGAACCGTGGAACCGCTTCCGCTCGGAACAGCGCCTGTGGACGCGCATCGCCGAGAACTCGGTGGATGCGTTCGTGGGCAGGCATCCGGTCGAGTGAGCGTCGCCCGTCACGCGGCCAAATGACAAAGGCCGCAATGCGGCCCTTGTCGTTGTGCGACGCGCAGACTGACCGGTTATAGGCCCGCGTCTGCCCGCAGCGCCGCTGCCTTGTCGATCGCTTCCCAGCTGAATTCCGGCTCGTCGCGGCCGAAGTGGCCGTAGGCGGCGGTCTTCTGGTAGATCGGGCGCAGCAGGTCGAGCATCTGCACGATGCCCTTCGGGCGCAGATCGAAGTGGCGCTTCACCAGTTCGGTCAGCTTTTCGTTCGAAATCTTGCCGGTGCCGAAGGTTTCGACCATGACCGAGGTCGGCTGGGCGACGCCGATCGCGTAGCTCACCTGCACCTGGCACTTCGACGCGAGGCCGGCGGCGACGATG
The window above is part of the Methyloversatilis discipulorum genome. Proteins encoded here:
- the pmbA gene encoding metalloprotease PmbA — encoded protein: MSRQGFSYTDASMRDIAQQLIDHARAGGATAAEVDVSEGFGQSVTVRRGEVETIEYNRDKGIGVTVYVGQRRGYASSSDFSLDAMRATVDAALSIARFTAEDDAAGLPDKSLLATEFRDLDLFHPWELPVEQAIDLARRCEDAAFGVSPDIRNSEGASVSAQQSQFISANSLGFMAGYASTRQYISCSVIAGEGDGMQREDWYASRRNAHDLPAPEAIGDYAARRALSRLGARRVKTTRVPVLFEAPLAIGLLGHFVQATSGGALYRKSSFLLDSLGKQIFPKHINISERPHLPGAMGSGMFDDDGVATRDREVVQGGVLNGYFLSTYSARKLGMETTGNAGGSHNLILQSGRKSLEELIRGIKRGLLVTELLGHGVNYVTGDYSRGAAGYWIENGEIAYPVQEITIAGNLRDMFMGIQEVGADALVRGSKQSGSVLIDRMRIAGA
- the mog gene encoding molybdopterin adenylyltransferase, with amino-acid sequence MSDTQDLLTVGLVSVSDRASSGVYQDQGIPALKDWLSAALKNPVMFETRLIPDEQPQIEATLIELCDSAGCDLVLTTGGTGPAPRDVTPDATVAVAHRVMPGFGEQMRQISLRFVPTAILSRQTGVIRGKTLILNLPGQPKSIKETLEGVKDADGSPLVPGIFAAVPYCIDLIGGPYIETDDSVVKAFRPKSAIRAAKT
- the yjgA gene encoding ribosome biogenesis factor YjgA yields the protein MRPKSISTTENPDDQDLPDRPSKSQRKRDAHVLQDIGTQLVALSAEQIKRIDMPENLRIAITEAQRTRSHEGLRRQMQYVGKVMRGIDTAPLTEALDAIHGRSARAVAREQMLERMRERLIADEQVLGDIAAQWPGADLTHLRTLRRNVLRERELNKPPRAFREIFRVLRQLDNAQSGEDDIEPEQDENDDE
- a CDS encoding TRAP transporter substrate-binding protein — encoded protein: MTDRRSFLKAAPLAALAGAPAVVGAQPAIRWRLASSFPKALDALYAAAEQVAQQVSAATGGRFQIQVFAANELVPPFGVLDAVREGTVECGHSASYYYIGKDPTFAFDCAMPFGLNSRQQSAWLVDGGGMALMRELFAGYNIVNFPCGNTGAQMGGWFRREIRSVADLKGLKMRIGGYAGQVVSRLGVVPQQIPGADVYPALEKGAIDAAEWVGPYDDLKLGFYKVAPYYYYPGWAEAGPQLTIYVNRQAYDALPAEYRQILESACAAAHIGMQARYDARNPAAMKKLIEGGAQLRMFSRDILLALQKEAFALYRETAAANPRFRKVFEPWNRFRSEQRLWTRIAENSVDAFVGRHPVE